The Methanosphaera sp. BMS genome contains a region encoding:
- the comE gene encoding sulfopyruvate decarboxylase subunit beta produces the protein MKRYDVIRAVVKDLNDELIISNIGVPSKELHEIRESKNNFYMLGSMSMATPIGLGLSMALEKNNDNRKVIVLDGDGSVLMNLGELVTVYVQNPTNLIVVIIDNEAYGSTGSQKTYASEVNIANIARSVGIKEVYYIDAKDNTDHIDMNEYLNKKGPIVLHIKVNAGNSDAKNIKYTPSKIKNRFMKSIQKR, from the coding sequence ATGAAAAGATATGATGTAATCAGGGCAGTTGTCAAAGACCTGAATGATGAACTGATAATTTCAAACATAGGTGTTCCGTCAAAGGAACTGCATGAAATAAGAGAATCAAAAAATAACTTTTACATGCTCGGATCCATGAGCATGGCAACTCCTATAGGATTAGGCCTGTCCATGGCATTGGAAAAAAATAATGACAACAGGAAGGTCATCGTATTGGATGGTGATGGATCGGTACTGATGAATCTTGGTGAGCTTGTAACAGTCTATGTGCAAAATCCCACAAACCTGATTGTCGTAATCATCGACAATGAAGCATATGGCTCTACAGGTTCTCAGAAAACATATGCATCAGAGGTAAACATAGCAAATATTGCACGCAGCGTTGGAATAAAAGAAGTATATTATATTGATGCAAAGGATAATACTGACCATATAGATATGAATGAATATTTGAATAAAAAAGGACCGATTGTACTTCACATCAAAGTCAACGCCGGAAATTCGGATGCCAAAAACATCAAATACACTCCATCAAAAATAAAAAACAGGTTCATGAAAAGTATCCAGAAACGCTAG
- the psmB gene encoding archaeal proteasome endopeptidase complex subunit beta, translating into MTDNEKNFKGTTTVGFACKDGVVLATEKRATMGSLVANKGADKLFQLDDKIGATIAGTVSHAQSLMDVIKAEISLYKLRNGKDMSIDALAVLTSNILKSGPFMVQTIIGGIDKDGAKLYSLDPSGSYMRDDCISTGSGSPYAYGVLEDRYTQDLTVEEGKLVAVKALTSAMERDVYSGNGCRLATITEDGMKIYTEEEIDEIKSNL; encoded by the coding sequence ATGACGGATAATGAAAAAAATTTCAAAGGAACCACAACAGTAGGATTCGCATGTAAAGACGGTGTTGTATTAGCAACAGAAAAAAGAGCAACAATGGGTTCATTAGTAGCAAATAAAGGAGCAGACAAATTGTTCCAATTGGATGACAAGATAGGTGCAACCATAGCAGGTACAGTATCACACGCCCAATCATTAATGGACGTCATAAAAGCGGAAATATCCCTATACAAGTTAAGAAATGGAAAAGACATGTCCATTGATGCACTTGCAGTTCTTACAAGCAACATATTAAAATCAGGACCATTCATGGTACAGACAATCATCGGTGGAATCGACAAGGATGGAGCAAAACTATACTCCCTTGATCCAAGTGGAAGTTACATGAGAGACGACTGCATATCCACTGGTTCCGGTTCACCATATGCCTATGGGGTTCTTGAAGACAGATACACCCAAGATTTAACCGTTGAAGAAGGAAAGCTTGTAGCAGTTAAGGCATTAACTTCAGCCATGGAAAGAGATGTTTATTCAGGAAACGGCTGTAGATTAGCAACCATCACCGAAGATGGTATGAAAATATACACCGAAGAAGAAATAGATGAAATTAAAAGTAATCTATAA
- a CDS encoding carbon starvation protein A, which translates to MYSFIICFLVLIASYFVYGKFIEKLVGVDESIQTPAYRLQDGVDYIPMSKIKNFLVHFLNIAGLGPIFGAIQGALFGPAAFLWIVLGTMFIGGVHDFFSGFMSLRNDGSTMPNIISKYLGSPIRKIMAVLIVITGILVSATFATGAADLLSNLTNMPILIWTLIIFLYFLIATVFPVDKIIGRIYPIFGALLLIMAVLMTGALILNPAYTIPEFTTQGLYLTDKNIFPYLFVTIACGAISGFHASQSPIVARCMKNERDARPVFYGAMVLEGLVALCWAAIAMAFFNGQPQLAVLYGASPSIAVNQMATTLVGRIGLILTIIGVVICPITSGDTALRSSRITIADEFDLNHEKLTSRLKIAVPLFLVAFGLTFMDFSLIWRYFAWSQLIVATIVLYAATTYLIQKEKMYIITLLPAIVCTLIAFAYILQAPEGLGISSTIANIISVIATAAVAAFFIKKYRNKNAT; encoded by the coding sequence ATGTATAGTTTTATAATTTGTTTTTTAGTATTAATCGCGTCATATTTTGTTTATGGAAAATTTATTGAAAAACTGGTTGGTGTAGATGAGAGCATTCAAACGCCGGCATACCGATTACAGGATGGCGTTGACTATATACCAATGTCAAAAATCAAGAATTTTTTAGTGCATTTCTTAAATATTGCTGGTTTAGGACCTATTTTTGGAGCAATACAAGGAGCATTATTTGGTCCTGCAGCATTTTTATGGATTGTTTTAGGTACAATGTTCATCGGAGGAGTTCATGACTTCTTTTCAGGATTCATGTCTTTGAGAAATGATGGATCCACAATGCCCAATATAATTTCAAAATATCTGGGAAGCCCAATACGAAAGATTATGGCTGTTCTTATCGTAATAACAGGTATTCTTGTTTCAGCTACATTTGCAACAGGAGCTGCGGATTTACTCAGTAATTTAACCAACATGCCCATCCTTATTTGGACTTTAATCATATTCCTATACTTCCTTATTGCAACCGTATTTCCGGTCGATAAAATTATTGGAAGAATATATCCAATCTTTGGAGCATTACTGCTTATTATGGCCGTATTGATGACAGGGGCATTAATATTAAACCCTGCATACACCATTCCAGAGTTTACAACACAAGGACTGTATTTAACAGATAAAAATATTTTCCCATATCTATTTGTTACCATTGCATGTGGAGCAATAAGTGGTTTTCATGCATCCCAGTCACCGATTGTCGCAAGATGTATGAAAAACGAGAGGGATGCAAGACCCGTATTTTATGGTGCCATGGTATTGGAAGGATTGGTTGCACTATGCTGGGCGGCCATTGCAATGGCATTTTTCAACGGACAGCCACAGCTTGCAGTTTTATATGGTGCATCACCATCAATAGCAGTTAATCAAATGGCCACTACATTAGTGGGACGTATCGGTTTAATCCTGACCATTATTGGAGTTGTGATTTGTCCTATTACATCAGGAGATACTGCCCTTAGAAGTTCAAGAATTACTATTGCCGATGAGTTTGATTTAAATCATGAAAAATTGACTTCAAGATTAAAGATAGCTGTACCATTGTTTTTAGTAGCATTCGGATTAACCTTTATGGACTTTAGCTTAATTTGGAGATACTTTGCCTGGTCACAACTTATAGTGGCTACAATAGTATTGTATGCTGCAACGACTTATCTGATTCAAAAAGAAAAAATGTATATCATCACATTGCTTCCGGCAATCGTGTGTACTTTAATTGCATTTGCATATATACTGCAGGCACCTGAAGGTTTGGGTATATCCTCCACCATTGCCAATATCATTTCAGTAATTGCAACTGCAGCTGTCGCGGCATTCTTTATTAAAAAATACAGAAACAAAAATGCAACTTAA
- a CDS encoding AarF/ABC1/UbiB kinase family protein codes for MDKETKQRLGEIREVIKKYGFDKLLGESAKNKLHQKDGEDDSYDIIEDNEVPEKLRLMLQELGTTFIKLGQLLSTRPDIVGENIASELANLQDDNPAISYEQVKAIVERELNGNIDELFSEFNHEHLATASIGQVHVAKLPTGEKVAVKIQKEGITDKIDLDLKIMKYLAVRADRWNKSLRKLNLPGIFDEFDRSIHKEIDYNNEFMNMQRIEFNFEDNPYIHIPVTYPKYCSSKVLTMEFIEGTKLNDVYASEGDEFDKKLLAKNVLESYLQQLFIDGFFHGDPHPGNILILEDNVVCYLDLGMMGFFDEEFKRNLSEVMLLFVDQDVDGLINQLMYMDILDYDIDTKSLRRDLNDLFGRYFGVQLDRFDGVLEALLSLMQEYGVILPNEVVTMARGLSMIESVAHNLDPQIDVFSSIKPVASQIAKERMSPKKFLKSKKSNLILYEHMLSNLPKLLTRTIHKIDNEELQFRFEVDITDKVSIVALVSALIIGSSVVSFGPMVFDMPLISLIGYIIAIILSVIGLKKFVLK; via the coding sequence ATGGATAAAGAAACTAAACAACGTTTGGGCGAAATTCGTGAGGTCATAAAAAAATATGGCTTCGATAAACTGTTGGGCGAAAGTGCAAAGAATAAGCTACACCAAAAAGATGGGGAAGATGACTCTTATGATATAATTGAGGATAATGAGGTTCCTGAAAAACTCCGCTTGATGCTGCAGGAATTGGGTACTACTTTCATCAAGTTGGGTCAGCTATTAAGTACGAGACCTGATATCGTTGGTGAAAATATAGCATCCGAGCTTGCTAACTTGCAGGATGACAACCCTGCAATATCCTATGAACAGGTCAAGGCTATAGTTGAAAGGGAACTTAATGGTAATATCGATGAATTGTTCTCTGAATTTAATCATGAACATCTGGCTACGGCTTCCATCGGTCAAGTTCATGTAGCCAAGTTACCGACCGGTGAAAAGGTTGCCGTCAAGATTCAAAAAGAGGGCATCACCGATAAGATTGACCTTGATTTAAAGATTATGAAATACCTAGCCGTTCGTGCAGACAGATGGAACAAAAGTCTCCGTAAATTAAATTTACCTGGAATCTTTGATGAATTTGATCGTTCAATCCACAAGGAAATTGATTACAACAATGAATTCATGAACATGCAGCGTATCGAATTCAACTTTGAAGACAATCCATATATTCATATTCCCGTTACCTATCCTAAGTACTGTTCATCAAAAGTTTTAACGATGGAATTTATTGAAGGTACAAAACTCAATGATGTCTATGCAAGTGAGGGTGATGAATTTGATAAGAAGCTTTTGGCAAAGAATGTCCTCGAATCATATCTTCAGCAGCTGTTTATTGATGGATTCTTCCATGGCGATCCACATCCAGGTAACATCCTTATATTAGAGGATAATGTGGTATGTTATCTTGACTTGGGTATGATGGGATTCTTTGATGAGGAATTTAAACGTAATCTATCAGAGGTAATGCTCTTATTTGTTGACCAGGACGTTGATGGATTGATAAATCAATTGATGTACATGGACATATTGGATTATGACATCGATACGAAGTCTTTAAGAAGGGACTTGAATGATTTGTTCGGAAGATACTTCGGTGTTCAGCTTGACCGCTTCGATGGAGTATTGGAGGCATTGCTTAGTCTTATGCAGGAGTATGGCGTAATTCTTCCTAATGAGGTAGTTACCATGGCGAGGGGTCTTTCAATGATTGAATCCGTTGCACATAATCTTGACCCTCAAATTGATGTTTTCTCATCAATCAAACCCGTGGCTTCCCAAATTGCCAAGGAAAGAATGAGTCCTAAAAAGTTCTTGAAAAGTAAAAAAAGCAATCTTATCCTCTATGAGCACATGCTCAGTAACTTGCCGAAACTTCTTACAAGGACTATTCATAAGATTGACAATGAGGAGTTACAGTTCCGCTTTGAAGTTGACATTACTGATAAGGTTTCAATAGTTGCACTGGTTTCAGCACTTATAATTGGTTCTTCTGTTGTTTCCTTCGGTCCAATGGTATTTGACATGCCGTTGATTTCATTGATCGGATATATCATTGCCATCATCTTGAGTGTTATTGGTCTTAAGAAATTCGTTTTAAAATAA
- a CDS encoding radical SAM protein: MDLIEKIKNKEVFDLLIEANRITEKVHGKDITLERAIFLSWWCEKGDCKFCYMSSQKDRIQDPEKAKRHVKGIYAEAELTKRMGWNIEFLSGGYGIYETSEIKEISETIYDITDNPVWLNIGITNDLDQYGEEIVGITGAVETPNPQFQHHVCPSKSLTEIKSMLTQAGQLGYKKAITIIIGLGEEIEHLNDLFDLIEELEIDRIIFYSLNPHPDTEYHLTPQPASLYYASIVASVRIRFPNIEIITGTWTDNLANIGVLLKAGSNGITKFPLFKMYGNRFGRRVEEEVRWADKNLVGSFSDMERIKGNDPLRPELDPFIQRYIDMCYENKDIKRI; the protein is encoded by the coding sequence GTGGATTTAATAGAAAAGATAAAAAATAAAGAAGTTTTTGATTTGCTGATAGAAGCCAATCGCATCACTGAAAAAGTACATGGAAAAGACATTACATTAGAAAGAGCCATCTTTTTATCATGGTGGTGTGAAAAGGGAGACTGTAAATTCTGTTATATGTCCTCACAGAAAGATAGAATCCAGGATCCTGAAAAGGCAAAAAGACATGTGAAAGGAATTTATGCAGAAGCAGAACTTACAAAACGTATGGGATGGAACATTGAATTCCTATCCGGCGGATATGGAATCTACGAGACAAGTGAAATAAAGGAAATTTCAGAAACCATATATGACATTACGGATAATCCCGTATGGCTAAACATTGGAATAACAAATGACCTGGATCAATACGGTGAAGAAATCGTAGGAATAACAGGGGCAGTGGAAACCCCAAATCCACAATTTCAACACCATGTATGTCCAAGCAAATCATTAACCGAAATAAAAAGCATGCTAACGCAGGCCGGCCAGTTAGGCTATAAAAAGGCAATAACAATAATCATAGGATTAGGTGAAGAGATAGAACACTTAAATGACCTGTTTGATTTGATAGAAGAACTGGAAATAGACAGAATCATATTCTATTCACTTAACCCACATCCGGATACGGAGTATCATCTGACACCACAGCCCGCATCACTATACTATGCAAGCATCGTTGCAAGCGTAAGGATAAGATTCCCAAATATAGAAATCATAACTGGAACATGGACGGATAACCTTGCAAACATAGGAGTACTGCTCAAGGCAGGAAGTAATGGAATAACAAAATTCCCATTGTTTAAGATGTATGGAAACCGTTTTGGCAGACGTGTTGAAGAAGAGGTCAGATGGGCTGATAAAAATCTTGTAGGCAGTTTTTCGGATATGGAAAGAATAAAGGGAAATGATCCGCTACGACCTGAGCTGGACCCATTTATCCAAAGATACATTGACATGTGCTATGAAAATAAGGACATTAAAAGAATTTAA
- the purM gene encoding phosphoribosylformylglycinamidine cyclo-ligase, whose translation MVTYSEAGVDISLEEQTVKALTGELSETLDYQNIIKNDGHFAALVDFGSQAIAMSTDGVGSKILIANLMNKFDTVGIDCIAMVVNDILCVGAKPIAMVDYLAVEKPDPEVARQIAIGLREGCKQSNVAMIGGETASLPKIIKDFDLAGTGIGIVDKDKIITGSNIADGDIVIGIASSGVHSNGLSLARKALLDIANYNVDDPLPTNSSITVGEALLEPTIIYVKAIMDLLDSDVEVHGLGHITGGGFSNLKRLNHDMSYYINSLPETLPVFKAIQATGIESKEMYHVFNMGIGFAVILDKKYEEKALEILNKHHDSYVIGQVIEDDSNIVLIEKDNEQIEL comes from the coding sequence ATGGTTACATATTCTGAAGCAGGTGTAGATATCAGTTTAGAAGAACAGACAGTCAAAGCACTTACAGGAGAATTATCCGAAACATTAGACTATCAAAATATTATAAAAAACGATGGTCACTTTGCAGCCCTGGTTGACTTTGGTTCACAGGCAATAGCAATGAGTACAGACGGTGTCGGAAGTAAAATATTAATAGCAAACTTAATGAACAAGTTTGATACCGTTGGAATCGACTGTATAGCAATGGTTGTAAATGACATCCTATGTGTCGGTGCAAAGCCAATAGCAATGGTGGACTACCTGGCGGTGGAAAAACCGGATCCTGAAGTAGCACGACAAATAGCAATAGGACTCCGAGAAGGATGTAAACAATCAAACGTTGCAATGATCGGTGGAGAAACAGCATCACTACCAAAGATTATCAAGGACTTTGACCTTGCCGGAACAGGTATAGGAATTGTTGACAAGGACAAGATAATCACCGGATCAAATATAGCAGATGGAGATATCGTCATAGGTATAGCAAGTAGTGGAGTTCACAGCAACGGTTTAAGTCTTGCAAGAAAAGCATTGCTTGACATTGCAAACTATAACGTGGATGACCCGTTACCAACAAATTCCAGCATAACAGTAGGGGAAGCATTGCTCGAGCCAACAATAATATACGTAAAGGCAATAATGGACCTTCTGGACTCAGATGTTGAAGTGCACGGATTAGGCCACATAACAGGTGGAGGATTCAGTAACCTTAAAAGATTGAATCATGACATGAGTTACTACATAAACAGTTTACCAGAAACACTTCCAGTATTTAAGGCAATACAGGCAACCGGAATTGAATCCAAAGAAATGTACCACGTATTTAATATGGGAATCGGATTTGCAGTAATATTAGACAAGAAATATGAAGAAAAGGCACTTGAAATATTAAACAAACACCATGACAGCTATGTTATCGGACAGGTAATCGAGGATGATTCAAACATAGTCCTGATAGAAAAAGATAATGAACAAATAGAGTTATAG
- the comC gene encoding L-sulfolactate dehydrogenase, protein MKISVENETKLIEEILKAYNVKDNEAKIVADVITDGDLKGFSTHGIGRFPQYIESIKKGTILTEGDYEIEKETAATALINGNHKFGHYVTVKAMDLAVKKASETGVGIVGIHDSNHYGIAGYYSDMASLQDMVGIVISNTEPAMAPFGGKKAMLGTNPITISIPSDDIHTYICVDMATSITARGTLLQAKRKNEQIPEGLALDKDGKPTTDPTEGLEGSILPFGGFKGYALAFMFELLAGPLVGAEVGESVKGTATPDDMCTKGDLLIVIDPEHFAGSMQFKFFTDQFIREIREENGVIPGDREVENIRNNKENGINIDSSLYEQLNNIAQEKGLDIQSYFEE, encoded by the coding sequence ATGAAGATAAGTGTTGAAAATGAAACAAAACTAATAGAGGAGATATTGAAGGCATACAACGTTAAGGATAACGAAGCCAAAATAGTTGCAGACGTCATAACCGACGGGGACCTTAAGGGATTCTCCACACATGGAATAGGAAGATTCCCACAATACATCGAAAGCATCAAGAAAGGAACAATCCTGACAGAAGGAGACTATGAAATAGAAAAAGAAACCGCCGCAACAGCACTGATTAACGGAAACCATAAATTCGGCCATTATGTTACGGTAAAGGCAATGGACCTGGCAGTTAAAAAGGCATCCGAAACAGGTGTCGGAATTGTAGGAATACATGACAGTAACCACTACGGTATAGCCGGTTATTACTCCGATATGGCAAGCCTTCAGGACATGGTGGGAATTGTAATATCAAACACGGAACCTGCAATGGCACCATTTGGCGGTAAAAAGGCAATGCTCGGTACAAATCCGATAACAATAAGCATACCATCAGATGACATACACACCTACATCTGTGTAGACATGGCAACAAGTATCACCGCAAGAGGAACACTTCTACAGGCAAAAAGAAAAAATGAACAAATACCAGAAGGATTGGCATTAGACAAGGACGGTAAACCAACAACCGACCCAACTGAAGGACTCGAAGGTTCAATATTACCTTTCGGTGGATTCAAGGGATACGCATTGGCATTCATGTTTGAACTCTTGGCAGGTCCACTGGTAGGAGCAGAAGTAGGAGAAAGCGTAAAGGGTACCGCAACACCCGATGACATGTGTACCAAGGGAGATTTGCTAATAGTAATAGACCCTGAACACTTTGCAGGCTCAATGCAATTCAAGTTCTTTACAGACCAGTTCATAAGGGAAATCCGTGAAGAAAATGGTGTAATACCGGGAGACCGTGAAGTTGAAAACATAAGAAACAACAAGGAAAACGGTATCAACATAGACTCCTCATTATATGAACAGTTAAATAATATTGCACAGGAAAAAGGATTGGATATCCAGTCATACTTCGAAGAATAA
- the comD gene encoding sulfopyruvate decarboxylase subunit alpha, producing the protein MNMDSTDVIYNGIKEAGINFIVSVPCANLKKLLELIDEDEEITHVPVTREEEGFGICAGAYMGGMKVAILMQNSGLGNSVNVLTSLFKLYDFPILMIISHRGTFGEGICGQVPMGKATTKILDSIDIFYEKVNHPAQSTEYIKRAWNMASISEEPIALLFDINYWTRCE; encoded by the coding sequence ATTAATATGGACAGTACAGATGTTATATACAATGGCATTAAAGAGGCAGGAATCAACTTTATAGTAAGTGTTCCATGTGCCAACCTAAAGAAACTATTAGAACTAATCGATGAGGATGAAGAAATCACCCATGTACCTGTTACAAGAGAGGAGGAAGGATTCGGAATCTGTGCAGGAGCATACATGGGCGGCATGAAAGTAGCGATACTGATGCAGAACTCGGGACTGGGAAACAGCGTGAACGTGTTGACTTCACTGTTTAAACTATATGACTTTCCAATTCTGATGATTATAAGCCATAGGGGTACCTTTGGTGAGGGAATATGTGGACAGGTGCCTATGGGCAAGGCCACAACCAAGATATTAGACAGCATTGACATATTCTATGAAAAGGTTAACCATCCGGCACAGTCGACAGAATACATTAAAAGGGCATGGAACATGGCATCCATCAGTGAGGAGCCAATAGCATTGCTATTTGATATCAATTATTGGACCAGGTGTGAATGA
- a CDS encoding beta-CASP ribonuclease aCPSF1: protein MCAMIEEIKEKIIENLPERVKLAKVEFEGPEIVIYTKNPEIIKDNGSLIRDLAKDIRKRIIIRSDKSVLMEPQETITTIEEIVPKEAEITDISFDDVTCEVIIESKKPGLVIGKYGATSREIVKQTGWAPKILRTPPITSETVQRIRLTLKRNSKDRKEFLQKLGKRIHREAVFDNDWTRLTSLGGFREVGRSCLFLQTPNSKVILDCGVNVAGVDDKTSYPYLNVPEFNLHDLDAVIVTHAHLDHTGFVPYLYHYGYEGPTYCTTPTRDLMTLLQQDHIDISHREDNPLPFNIKDVKETINKTICLDYGEVTDISPDIRLTLHNAGHIVGSAMAHLHIGDGKHNFVYTGDFKNEKSRLLEPSVTRFPRIESMVMESTYGGHEDVTPTRNSAEKELIKTIYSTLNRGGKVLIPVFAVGRAQEIMIVLEEYINHGILKDVPVYLDGMIWEATAIHTAHPEYLSNDLRDQIFHVGKNPFISEVFKKVTNQEQRRNIEESDEPCVILSTSGMLTGGNSVEYFKHMCEDERNTIIFVGYQSEGSLGRRIQKGWEEVPLDDDGVTRLYHINLETVTIDGFSGHSDRKQLMEYVRRLSPKPDKILVCHGDAYKALDLASSIYRSYKLETKTPMNLETTRLQ, encoded by the coding sequence ATGTGTGCCATGATTGAAGAAATTAAAGAAAAAATCATTGAAAACTTACCTGAAAGAGTTAAACTAGCGAAAGTAGAATTTGAAGGACCGGAAATAGTTATTTATACAAAAAATCCGGAAATAATTAAAGACAACGGAAGCCTAATAAGAGACTTGGCAAAGGATATCCGAAAAAGGATAATCATACGATCGGACAAATCCGTATTGATGGAACCACAGGAGACAATAACAACCATCGAAGAGATAGTTCCAAAAGAAGCCGAAATAACAGACATATCCTTTGATGACGTGACATGCGAAGTAATCATAGAATCCAAAAAACCGGGACTGGTAATAGGCAAATATGGAGCAACATCCCGTGAAATCGTAAAACAAACAGGATGGGCACCAAAAATACTAAGAACCCCTCCGATTACATCAGAAACCGTTCAAAGAATAAGACTAACATTGAAAAGAAACAGCAAAGACAGAAAGGAATTCCTGCAAAAACTAGGTAAAAGAATCCACAGAGAAGCAGTATTCGACAATGACTGGACAAGACTAACATCCCTTGGTGGATTCAGAGAAGTTGGAAGATCATGCCTATTTTTACAGACACCCAACAGTAAAGTAATACTGGATTGTGGAGTAAACGTAGCCGGAGTAGATGACAAAACATCATATCCATACCTGAACGTTCCGGAATTTAACCTCCATGACTTGGATGCGGTAATCGTAACACACGCACACCTCGACCATACCGGATTCGTACCATACCTATACCACTACGGATATGAAGGACCAACATACTGTACAACCCCTACAAGAGACCTTATGACACTACTGCAGCAGGACCACATAGACATATCCCACAGGGAGGACAATCCACTGCCGTTTAACATAAAGGACGTTAAAGAAACAATCAACAAGACCATATGTCTTGACTACGGAGAGGTAACAGACATCTCCCCCGACATAAGACTAACCCTCCACAACGCAGGTCACATCGTAGGTTCAGCTATGGCCCACCTTCACATCGGTGACGGAAAACACAACTTCGTATATACGGGAGACTTCAAAAACGAAAAAAGCAGACTGCTCGAGCCATCAGTGACAAGATTCCCACGTATAGAATCAATGGTAATGGAAAGTACCTACGGTGGTCATGAGGACGTAACCCCTACAAGAAATTCCGCAGAAAAAGAACTGATAAAAACCATATATTCAACGTTAAACCGTGGAGGAAAAGTACTCATACCTGTTTTCGCAGTGGGAAGAGCACAGGAAATAATGATAGTGCTGGAAGAGTACATAAACCATGGAATACTAAAAGACGTACCGGTATATCTTGACGGAATGATCTGGGAGGCAACCGCAATACACACCGCCCACCCAGAATACCTAAGTAACGACCTCAGAGACCAGATATTCCACGTAGGCAAAAATCCATTCATATCAGAAGTCTTCAAGAAGGTTACCAACCAGGAACAAAGAAGAAACATCGAGGAAAGTGACGAGCCATGCGTCATCCTCTCAACATCAGGTATGCTTACAGGAGGAAACTCCGTGGAATACTTCAAACACATGTGTGAAGATGAAAGAAATACCATCATCTTCGTAGGATACCAGTCAGAGGGATCTTTAGGTAGAAGAATACAGAAAGGATGGGAAGAAGTACCGCTGGATGATGACGGCGTGACAAGACTATACCACATCAACCTCGAGACAGTAACCATCGACGGATTCAGTGGTCACAGTGACAGAAAACAACTGATGGAATATGTACGCAGACTGTCACCAAAACCTGACAAGATACTTGTATGTCACGGAGATGCATATAAGGCACTTGACCTGGCAAGCAGCATATACCGTTCATACAAGCTTGAAACAAAAACCCCTATGAATCTTGAAACCACAAGATTACAATAG